In Euphorbia lathyris chromosome 2, ddEupLath1.1, whole genome shotgun sequence, the sequence TTTTAAGTTTAGTTTCATCCATGATCCTTTTATTCAGAAACAAGTAAACACATTTATCGGAGATTCCATGTAGATGACAtgtcattatattttttttttcatgtcgaaaataatatatatgtatatatgttacTTTCTTCTTATCAAAATTTTGATGGaacttttttaattttccaTGTGGCAAGATTTTGATGATATGTCATCGTGATATTTTTGACAAATATGTTTGTTGGTTTCCGAACAAAAAGACCATGGTAAAGTCAAAGTTAAACAACAATTGTATTCCTTTTTAGAATTTAAGATTTATAGCATTTATATtccattttttataatttgaataCCATGAGTGTAATTAATCCTAGATAATTGCATATATTAAGTCCAATTGGCTAAACTAGTTGTGAACATCAAACTCGATTATATGATCTATTTCATTTATGTCTGAAATCACATTTTTACCTGATAGAACCACCAGATCATGGACATCAAGATTCTTATCCAAAAATTGTTGCTTGAGTGTAGCGAAGTCTGCGAATGGAGAAGGAAGGTTTTCGTTTGCTTCAGATGCAAGAGAAACTGAACCATCTCTTCTTCCTGTCTGCACCTTCCATAATACCTTTTGAAACTGCAAGGAAATAACTCTATTTATTGCAATCATATTATGTAACGTATTATTCTATATGATATGAATGACACAAGAATATCCAAGCGTATATTGTTGTTAGACATATTATATTTGTAAATTGTATTATTGTATAAGAAATTCACACATGTATTTAGCTCAAAATTTTTAAATGCCAGGCATAATTAAATGGTTTAATACATTTGTTTTCCTGTATTTAGCTCAAAATTTTAAATGCCCCGAACTTCTAAAAGTTCAAACTAACCCCTAtttattgcattcaataaccatTTATTCTTGTCCTATTATATTCAATAACTTCTTCTTGTCAAATTGAATTCAATAACTCCAAAACTTTAACTgatgtatttttaaaatttcataatgatttgtttatttgattttttgcTTTGATAGTAGAGTGAGTGACTCTCTAATCTTTTTGCATCAAATAAATTGTATTGAAAAGGAAAGGATTATTGAATGAATTCCGAATAGGTCATGTTCATAATGGAATTAAATTTTGGATCAAATATACGGGCAATATATATGTTATGCCTAGACCTGTCCACGGCTTCGGGTACCTGTCCAGCCTGCTCAGGCCTATGTCCTTTAGGTCGGGTTTGGacaatgaaaattaattttagatCCAGTCCGGCCTAGGTCTGCTAAAACCCGTCTATTTTTTGGATGAGTTTGACATTAATAAAACTAGCACGGGCAAATCCAGCTCGGCctatctattaatattaattaataaatttatatattaaatatttattttttataattaaaaaattatgtatatatattaaggtGAGTTTACATGGACTAggtttgagatttgatttttaagcccaatTCCAACCCGATCTGAGTCCACCTAAATTAATAGCGGGCTGGACTGAATTTGGACTgataacttttataaaaaaaagtccaTTCGGCCCAGTCCGAGCCCAGCCCATGGGCTGGTCTTATGCCTAATTCAAAATTATTACGGACCACATAAAAAGACCATCCAACACGCTTGAAATATATGAAAAACAcataaaataaagaagaaaattaCGTTTCCACGTCCCCATCTTCCATTCTCGTATTTCTCTTCGTTTTGGTCTCCTAATTCCCTTCCTTTTCTTATCTGCAAAACAATAaaatcgataaataaataaaaacaaaaaatgcaaaTTATTTGCGGGTATCTACCTAAGTTTCATATGTGGTCGATAAATTTTACCATATTTTAGGAGTAATACATCTATTGAATGAAAATCATTAGAGAAAAATATATACGTGTGGAAATTAATTTGTCGAGTGTATTACTTTCGGATATCCTAAATTTTGTCCATGTGATCTGTCAAGCCGTAGCCAGAATTGTTTAATGGGGATTTCGGTAGGTAATGTAAGTGGTGtgagagattaatataaatactATTATTGTGCCTTAACTATTAGCTTAAATTTTTGGTTCAATTTGTTTTTTAACATGGTATCAGAATTTCGCATTTACAAAAACTATTATTAGATCTTAACTAAAAATTAAAGATTttataatgtattattaaaatacgaaaACTAATGAGTGGGTTATGTAATATAGAAAATAGTAAATTACACTtaccatttatttatttattgtatttgtttttttttttttttgggagtTTGTCCAAATTTACTACTATGTTTTTGAAAAGTATAGATTTATCCCAACATACGAAATGTTAAAATCGTGAACCTTTTTAGCAAGATCAGTTTAATCTcatacataataaaaaaatctgAATAAACTAGTTTACCCTTAATTGACCCATTATTAAACCGTCAATTTAAACTTTTCAACTATCAATTATTATGTAAAACAGTTACAAATATACTATCAACATATGTGTCGCTTATCaattaatcacaaaaaaaaaagttgtcgAGACTGAACATAAAATGAAATTGTTAAATTTACCGGAAAAGAAACAGCGTCACGAGCAGCCAAGGCAAGAATGTCAGCACAAGAAACAACACCAGGGCAAACTCTCTCGAGTTCATCCTTAATATCGTCAATAACATCATAACCGGTCAACGATCCATTTGGAATTGTCTCCTTTTCTACTTCTTCACTCCCATCTGAATCCAACAGTATACTTGCATCGCACCCCTGccattttttcatttattaaCACGGATTTATGCATATGCATCGAACCCGATTTAATTAATCCGGCTTTGCACATAAATATCATATCCAAATCCAGCTCAGTCCgtactataaaataaataaattgagtaATTACTTACCCTAACAAAACAATCATGGAAGTGCATTCTCAAGAGTTTAGCACCCAAAACGGAGTTCGTAGCAGCTCTATTCCATGTAATGTTTCTCACAATCAGCTCTACATCTGGGCAACTTTTCTTGTAGAAATCGTCACTCAACCCGGCGCCATTGCAAACCCTCACACTTTCCAGAATAACAATTACTGAAATCATAATAAATAATAAGCCATCTCTACCCATCTTTAATTTCTcttaacaataattaattaagtttgGACTGATTAATTAAGGAAATGAGAATGAAGAAGAAGTTCCATGGGTTTATCCATTTTATAGAAAAGAAAGTACAACAATTAGGGAATATTAAAACTTAACTTTGTCCTTAATGTTTGGTCCATCAATgtctaaaaattattattaaattgtTTATTCAACCCCCCAAAAAAGTATTAGAATGTTTAAGTTTAATTATGTCAACCAGATTGATTAAGCACCAAGTTAAATAGAAGCTAGGCTTAAAGGCAGTCAACGAGTTTCATTTACAAGAAACAGAGGTATACAGTATAAATTAATCTACTTATACGAATTTTTCATATGATAATTTCAGTAATAGTTCGACAATTTATTGCTACTCACTTATAGTTCAAGCAATAAGGCAAATTGCAGGTGAATATTGGAACTTCTATTTCGGTATGAAAATGAATCCGTTTGGCGTTTACTATTCCTGTTTGCTGGTTGCCTtttgaaaaaactgttttttcaaaaaagcagagattatttgcttttgtaaaaagctacttttcagttttaaaagacaaacatgaggGGTCTAACAAGACACCTAAAACTCTGCATTTTAAAATGGAAAGACAAACAAGATGTGAAAAataggtaaacaaacaccccctaagaTTCGTCAGCCTTAAACGCGTTAAAGGACATGGATATCTTTAGCAATCAATTTATTAGAAGATCCAAAATGCAGGCATTCTGTAAGGTGTTCGTTTAGTTCCCTTTCTCAAAACTACTTGTTggataaaattgaataaaattatataattaatttaaataccaacataTACTTCTTTTCATGAATAATCGTGTTCATTTGTAAACAGTCCTGTTCGTTTGTGAATAGCTGTATCCATTCGTGAACAGACGTGTCATtttgagttctatttatataaaatggAATTGTCAAATTCACAGATGGCTGTGGAAAAAATTATTCTCTGAAATGTTATGttgtcttgttttcctactccggtgataatgAATCTACACAGAGTTCggttgcgtaatctgttgtatcctgagagatgatcgtcaatagcgacgaaaTCTGTGTTCTAACACTACTTTTTCCCTTTTAACTTTAAACAAGAGATAAAagatgtttggtaaaattttgaaACAACGAAGCCCCTAAAAAGAAAAGGCAGGAAAGGCaagaggttgaagatgaagtcgTCACATGATGCCTAAAGCGTTATATGACACAACTTGTCGTAACACTAAATACAGTAGTAGATTTTTAAAGGGAAGTCCAATTATTCGAACCTTGGTAATTTGGGGATGTGAAGATTATACTTCTGAGTTAAGTgagaaattaagaaaatattaccGCCACAAACAAAAGAAAGAGGGAGAGAAATCTGAATTTTCTTCCACTCCACCCAGCTGCACCATTTCAACTTTCCCGGAGTTTGAATCGTTGGATAGCCGTGATTTTTAAGCACAAAGTTCCTGACATATTGTTCCTTGTTTTGATTGATAGAAAATCGGGTTCTGATCTCCGAAGGGTATATATCGTCCACGAGGAAAATTGAGACAAATATTTGCTTTTGTGGTATTTCTGTTTGCTTTGTGTTTTCTATTTGGTTCCATACTTCTTGAAGGAGATTTACAAAAGTGTGATGTTTATTGTGTATGTCTCTATTATCGTCTAGACATGAATTATTATTGTATgcctattatttaatataatggAAGATTTGAGTGGACTAGAGTTTCATGGTTTTTATTCCTCACATTAAAGGGATTTTCCATGTAAAAATTGTTTCGTGTTGTCTTTGATTATTGTGGCTACCATTTTTATTATCATTGCATTTGTGGTTTTGGTTATTGCTCTATTTGTTAGTTTCCTCAAATATTCATTCAATTCGGGAAAAGAGTGATAGCGAAAGTTAATTTCACATTGTTGGAGCACTTGTATGCTCGAAAGACAAACAATATCAAGTTATTTACTAAAGGAAAATTTGAGgaccttttttttaatatgaattattattatctatCGGTATTTACTAAAGATAAACCTGAAGGTAAGGTATAGTCAAAATGGACTATATTAGATCAATAGGTTTATGGATTTATTAGGCAATGGGTGGGTGATAATGTTCTGAATCATATTAGTGGGGGAGACAAATGCACATAGTTGTGAGCAAAGTTTGAGCAGTTGTATGCTCGAAAGACAAGGAATATCAAGTTATTCCTAATAAAGTAGATGAGGAATTTGAAGTACCCAGATAGGAATCCTTTGTTAGATCATTTCAAGGCCTTCCAGGAAATCATAAACTAACTTGTTGGAATGAGGATCAATTTAGAGGAGGATGTACAAGCTTTATGGATCCTTAGTACATTATCGGACTCTTGGAAGATGTTTAGAACACCATTATCTAACTTCATGCTAGATGTATTTCCATGGAATTGGGTAAAGAAAGTATGTTGAATAAAGAGGTTAAAATAAAGTCACAAGATTCCGCTTCACAATCAAATGTCTTAGTCACAAAAATGTGAGGGAGAAATCAGAGTATCCAAGCAATAGATAGAAACAACGAAGCAGATCTAGGGGTATGTTTGCCAATGGTTAGTGTCACCATTGTGGCAAAACGAGACATATCAGAAGGTATTGTATAAAGATgaaaaagaagaataaaaaaagtGCTGAAAACCCTAAAAGAAATATGATTGTGGTAATGAAAATGTTGAGGTAAATGCTACTACTATAAATTTCATGATTTATGGTGATTGTGATGGCATTAATCTTGTATATGATGATTCGAACTTGATGGTTGATAATGATGCTGCATGTCATATTACATAACAAAGAGGTTTTTGTTCATCTTACATACCAGGTGAATTTGGTGATGTTTAGATGGGTAAGAATAGGCTATTAAAGGGTGTGGGAATTTTAAAGGCATGTTTAAAGTTTTACACCGGGATGGAGTTGTTTTTGGATAATGTAAAATATGTTCCAAATATGAGAatgaatttaatttatataggcTTGATTCATTATGATGGTTACAACAAGAAATTTGGTAATCATTAATATAAGCTCACtcaggttttttttatttgtggcAAGAGGGAGTAAACATTCTAAGTTGTACAGGGAACATCCAAATATCTCTAAGAGCATTGTTAATGCAGTGGAGAATTATAATGTGATTGACTTGTGGCACAAAAGACTTGTCCACATGAGTCAAAAGGGCATACCTATACTGTCAAACAAGAAGAAACTATCTAGTATATAAGATATTCAATTAAAGAATTATTTTGACCGTTTGGCTAGTAAACAAACTAGAATCTCTTTTAAGAGTCATCCTCCTTCTACAAAGGAGAATATACttaatttggtgaattttgatgTCTGTAGTCACATGTCAACTAGGACACTTGGTGGTTTTCCTTATTTTGCTACATTCATTAATGATTATTTAAGGAATGTGTGGGTTTAAACCTTGAACACCAAAGACCAAATATTAGGTGATGTTAAGCAGTTTCAAGCCTTAGTTGAGAGACATACTAGGAAAAATCTCAAGTATATCCGATTAGATAATGGAGGTAAAAATATAGGACCCTTTGAAGCATATTATAGACAACAGGTATTCTAACCCGAAAAGACTCCTCCAAAGACCCCACTGCTTAGCAGAACGGAGAAACAAGATATTGTTTGAGGGAGTTAGATGTGTGTTGTCATATGCAAGGTTTCCTATATCATTTTGGGTGTGAAACCTTTAGTATTGTGGTATATGTACTAAACCTTACACCTAGTGTTCCTTTGTAATTTGATGTCGTGATATGGTTTGGAGCTGTAAAGTTGTTTCTTATAATCACTTACGTGTCTTTGGATGCAATGCTTTTGTGCATATTCCTATAGATGAGACATCTAAAGCTTAATTGAAGACTAGGTAGCGTGTGTTTATTGGCTATGGTCAAGATGAGTTGGGTTACAAATTGTATGATCCATTTTAGAAGAAAACTGTAACAAGCTGAGATGTTATCTTTGTGGAAAATCAGACTTTGAAAGATATTGAGAAGGCAGGGTCAGTTCCTCAATATATTGATGATATTCTTGAGAGGGTTGAGACAACTACTCAGCGTAATGATGACCTTATTCATTTGGATCATGTTCCTATTTAATATGTTGATACACAAATAGAAGATGATGTTTAGAATGATGACGAGCATGGTAGTGATGATGTTCAATACCTAGTTTTAATGCTCCTACACGTCCGAATCACATATGCAAGCTTCATAAATCTTTTTATGGACTTAAGCAATCAACAAAGATGTGGCACGAGAAATTAACTTCTGGACTACTTATTTTTGGTTTTCAGGGATGTAAAAATGGACACATCACTCTATTATTACAAATAAAGGAATGTCCGACTTTACTGCCTTATTATGTTGTTGACCTTTTAATCACGGGTAATTGTCCTTCTCTCATGCAATGACTTGTTGATTTTATTGAGTCTAATTTTCCAATTCTTAATCTCGACCGGGAAAACTATTTTCTGGGTATCGAGCTTGATTGGAATTCAAAAGGCCTCTTTCTCCATCAAGCAAAATATTGCACTTCAATTCTTGCTAAAGAGCAGATGAGTGATGCACGACTTGTTTCTAGTCCCACAAACTCCATGGATAAATTAAAATTGGGCGATGGAAATGCTTTCACTGATCCCCCGTTCTATTGTAGCATTATTGAAAGCTTACAATACTTGACATTTACTAGATGAGATGTTTCCTTTATTGTCAATAAAGTATTGCGGTTTATGCACACCCTGGCAGAAACTCATTGGGGTGAAGTTAAGAAGATCCTTAGGTACTTGAATGGTATGTTATCCCACGGGATCCATATGTCCAAGGGTCTTGTAGGACAACTACATTGTTTCTCTAATGTTGATTGGGATGCTTATCGAGGAAGCAAAAGACAGTTTCTCGATCATTTACTGAAGCTGAATACCGATCCATTGCTACTCCTACTTCTAAGATAAGGTGGCTTCAAATGTTAATGAAAGAAATTGGTTTTCATGTAGCTTCTCCTATTTTATTAGGTGACAATCTGAGTGCGGTTTATCTTACTGCCAATTCGGTTTTCCATAACTCTAGTAAATTTGAAAATTGATTTGTTTGGGATTGAGTTTGCTCAGTTGGTAGTGCAATACATTTCCATTAAGGATCAAACTGTCGATGTATTTATTAAACCTCTTGAACAGGGTCGGTTTCACATCGCTTGAAGGGGTATAAATGATTGAATCCTATTATATTATAGGAAGTATTCAGATAAGTTACactaatggtacctgaactttacctagtTCACACTTTAGTACCTATATCACATTTTGTCCCACAAATATACCTAAAGTAacaatgaccggacaatttagtatattttacctgttaatgaccggtcaacttgagtttcatgagttaattatatcaatggtacctgaactttaccatgATTCGCACTTTGGTACCTGAATTTTTATTTATCCTAGAAACATAACTcaagtaaaggtgactgaaaAATTTAGTTAATGTGATCTGTTAGTAACCGGATAAcgtgagtttgaccattttaaactaaacattgggactcaacatacactcaattaacataaaatttcaATACTGTCATTTAATATATAGGTATCAAAGTGTGAATTAAGGTAAAGTTAAGGTActattagtgtaatttactGGCCAAACtcgcattgaccggtcattgaCCGATAAAATATACGAAATTGTCCGttcatcgttacttcaggtatatttttgggacaaaatataatctaggtaccaaagtatgaactagggtaaagttcagatctcattggtgtaatttactcgaaGTATTTGAGTTGTATTGAAAATTGGCATTAGGAACACTGTAAGTTTGTACGGTAAATTATATACCTTTGTCATATTTCACAATTTAATGTATAACCTTCAATTTTACATATAAAAGTGCACAATCTTTTGGTGACATCtcactaaactgtacaaccggtaattgtgaccggtcaacacgGAGTCAACGTGTCACGTCAGTAATTTGTCCTCcataaaaatcaaaagttgactGATCAACATAAAGTCAATACGCTATGTCAGCAATTTTGCCTTTTATGAAGGTCAAATTGCTGAGTTAGCGTAATTACCAGCTGTACACTTTAATGGGATGTCAAAAAAAGGTTGTAAACTTTTATatgcaaaattaaaggttgtaaacttttaatatattatataacatatattatattataagattaaaaaaaaagtctttaacatagattataacatatattaatataaacatataacatagattatactgtttacttaaaaaaaaaatatgctcTCTTTTGAACATAAGTACtttgacgaaatattatttacatttctttatgttttaaatgtaaatttgatggattgttttttagttcggtaTTTATGTTTAAATTCtaaacttttatatgaattcgtttcgtttgaatttttgaaattatatgtattttaatattgtttaaaaatttaggtttgggtaaaaattatggttaaccgttgatttttggttaactagtgagaattggttaaaaaccgttaactgaaaaacctaaccgaaattaatggttaaccggttgtataaccgattgatatggaccggtttcgatttggatggttaaaaaccgttgAATTCTAGGGTTGACCGTTTCGTTTGTATATAAATACAGTGGATTATTTGTGAATAATAAGACAGAATATTATTGCCTTAAA encodes:
- the LOC136217460 gene encoding peroxidase 24-like, whose amino-acid sequence is MGRDGLLFIMISVIVILESVRVCNGAGLSDDFYKKSCPDVELIVRNITWNRAATNSVLGAKLLRMHFHDCFVRGCDASILLDSDGSEEVEKETIPNGSLTGYDVIDDIKDELERVCPGVVSCADILALAARDAVSFPFQKVLWKVQTGRRDGSVSLASEANENLPSPFADFATLKQQFLDKNLDVHDLVVLSGAHTLGVAHCATFSTTRLYEFSPNVQTDPSLDSRYANFLKTQCPNPANPSTTVEMDPRSSLSFDNNYFDILLQRKGLFTSDATLLTDPESAKIVNRLRRNNAFFNEFALSMKKMGSIQVLTGDDGEIRKNCRRVNPSLI